The DNA window GAGGTGAACTCAGCACCGCGTGTAGGGAAACCATACCTGACGGCTGCCCCGGGTTCGAACCCGGGGGTGCCGGTTCAGCGGTCCGAGCGCAGGGTGGCGGGGTCGAAGCTTTCCCAGTCGTCTTCTTCCGGGGCGGCGGCCACGGACGGTGACGGGGTGCCGCGCTGGGTGGAGCGCAGGCGCAGTTCGCGCTGGCGCTGGAACTCCTCGACGGTCATGCCGGGGTCGTCGTTCTCCGCGCGCGCGGGTGCGGGGAGGCCGGAGAGCTGTTCGATGGCGTAGGTGAGGTCTTCGCCCAGCAGCAGCGCGACCTTGTTGTAGCTGTCCTGGGTGGCCTCGCGCATGGCGACCTGGGTGACCTCGAGGATGAGCTCGGCGAGCCGCGCGGGGCCCCAGTTGACGGCTGACGGGGCGAGCCACAGCTTGCGGAGTTTGCCTTTGGCGTCGACGGTGACCTCGACGGTGCCGTCGGCGTCGTGCGCGGTGCCGGACGCCTTCGCCATGATGGCGCCGACCTGGGCGAACGCTTCCTGCTGGGCATCGGCCTCGGCGGCCAGCTCGGTCGTGGTCTTGCGGAGCGGGACCTGGTCCATGGTCACCTTCCGCCGTAGCCGCGGAACGACGGGTCGTCCTCGTCGTCGGGCAGCGGTTCGTAGCCGAGCGAGCGCAGGTGCCGTTCGCCGCCCTGGCCGACCACCGGCGCCAGCGTCTTGAACATGCGGTCACCGGCGCGGCGGGTGGCCCGGTCGGCGAGCTGCACGATCTGCGCCGCCAGCGCGTCGGAGCCGCCGCGGAGGGCGAGCGCGCTCAGTTCGAGCTTGGTGAGCAGGCCGCCGGGGTTGACCTCGACGCGGATCACGCCGTCCGGCGCCTCCGCGGCACCGGTCACCCTGCCGACCTTCGCGAGCTGCGCCGCCGTTCTTTCTTCAGCGCGCTCGACCTGCTCCGACATCCGGGAAACCTCCCGGTCGAAGTCGATTTCCGCCACCCGTGGTCCTCCCCATTTCACCTGGTCACAAGCTATCCCGAGACTCAGCCCGTCGGGCGGTAGAACCCGATGAACTGCTGGCCGGCGTTGGTGGTGCGGATCTTCGAGATCTGCACCGGGTCACCGGCTTCGATCATCTGGCCGTCGCCGACGACCATCGCCACGTGCCCCGACCACACGACGAGGTCACCTGGCAGCAGCTGGTCGATCGAGGGCACCTCCGCGCCGACGGTCTGGGTGCGCGCGGTGCGCGGCAGCGTCAGCCCGGCTTCGCCGTAGGAGGTCATGGTCAGGCCACTGCAGTCGAGGCCCTTGCCCCGCGCGGTGCCGCCCCACACGTAGGGCACGCCGAGCTGGGACATCGCGGCGCGCACGGCCTTGGCCGCGGTCTCGTTCGGCGCCTTGACGGTGTGCCCGTTGGGCAGGTTGACGTCGACGCCGGTACCGGGCTGCGGCGGGATCGCGACCGGCAGCCGCGGCTTCGACCCACCGCCGCCACCACCGCCACCGGAGCCGCCGCCACGGCCGCCGCCCCGGTTGAACGACTTCGGCGGCGCGGATCCGCCACCCGACGAGGACGGCCTGGTCGACCCGCCGCCGGAGAGGCCGCGCGCGATCCCGGTGAGGGCGGCGTTGACCTCGGTCATGTTCTGGTTGACGGTGATGTTGAGCCGCTGGCCGAGCGCGGGCAGCTCGGTGCACAGCAGCTGCTGTGCGCCCGCTTCGTTGCCGGATGCCTTGAGCGACGCGGCGGTCCGCATGATCTGGGTGGCTTCGCGCACGAACTCGTCCAGCTTCTGCTGGTTCGTGTTCTCGGCGACCTTGAGCGCGTCGGTCGCCTTCTCCACCGCGGACTGGATCTCGGTGGCCTCGCCCTTGATCTGTTCGAGCGACTTCTCGAGATCCGAGGACGCGCCGGTGGCCCTGTCCGTGGTCTTGCCGCCGCTGTTGTCGGCGAGGTTCTGGCGCTGGCGCGCGGCGGTCTGCTGGGCGCCGTCCATCGCCGAGTTCGTCTGGTGCAGGCCGTGCGAGGCGTCGTTAAGCCCGGCCGGGTTGTGCCGCACCTTGTCCTGCGCCTGGACGGCGTGACCGGCCAGCGCGTGCATGGCCGTGGCGTGCGCGGTCATGCGAGGTCCTGCCCGAGGGTTTTCAGCACGCGCTTGTGATCGTCCTCGACGGCCGCGTAGTTACCCTCGGTGCGCCGCGACGCGTCGGCCATGCCGTGCCAGTTGCCGCCCGCCTGCTGGATCCGCTCCTGCAGGCCCCGCATCCTGGACGAGTACGCCTCGTGCAGCCCCGACTCGTCGCCGACTTCGCCGAACCCGTCGCCGCCGATCGACGAATGCGGCGCGAGGTGCTTTCCCGCCGCGCCGCGGACCTCGTCGCCGAGCGGATCGATCGCCCTGGCGTAGCTGCCGTACGCGTCTTCACCGACGTGGAACCCACCTGTGCCGTCCACCTGGACCTCCCTCGTGACACCGAGGGTGCGACGCATCCGGCTACGCACCGGTTCCCCACGAGCACCCCGGGTTTCAGACTAAACCACCTTCGGCACCCAGAGTGGTGAAAACCGACAGCTCAGCCCTTGCCGCCGCCGAGCATCTTGTCCAGCCAGCCGGGGTCGGTGAATTCGACGCGCGCACCGTTGTAGACGACGGTCGGGGTGCCCTTGAAGTTCGGGTCCTTCGAGGTCTGCGCGAACGCGGCGATGATCTGCTGCTCGTAGACACCGCCGTTGACGCCGGCGGCGAACTTCGGGTCGGTGATGCCGAGCCCTTGGCCGAGCTTGATCAGCTGCCCCTTGTCGTAACCGCGCTTTCCTTCTTCCGGCTGTTCCTTGAAAAGGCTGTCGTGGAACGGGGTGAACTTTCCGACGTCCGCGGCGAGCAGCGCGGCGTTGGCGGACTGGAGCGAATACCCCGGCGGGACCGAGGAATTGTTGAGCATCGGGACCATGTGGTACCGCACGCCCAGCTCGCCGTTGTTCATCTTGTCCTCGAGCTGCTTGCCGTAGGCCTCCTGGAACTGCCCGCACACCGGGCACAGGAAGTCGGCGTAGATGTCCACGACCTTCTTCACACCCGGTTTGCCGACGAGCACCGTGACGCCCTCGCGCTTTTCCACCACCTGGCCGCCCACGACCCGGTCGACCTGCGGGGTGACGTCCTGGCCCGCGGTCTTGTCCTTCGAGGCGTTGGTCCACAGCACGCCGCCGATGACGATCGCGGCGAGCACCACGACGGCGATCACGCCCACGATCATCTTCTTGTTGGCGTCGCCACCCCGTGCCTGCGCGACCGCGCGCTTCGCCGCCTTCTCCTGGCGTTGCTTGCGCGCGGTCCGTTCCGCTCCACCCACTGGTTCAGGTCCCTTCTGGTTCACCGGAGTAGTCGTTCACGGGGAGTCCGGAGTTCCCGCGTCCCCAGCCGAGCCAGCCGTCGGTCGAGAACCGGGTGCTCGGGCGCACGGTCAGCCAGACCGCGAGCGCCAGGTACCCGATGTCCCGCAGGATCTCCCACGGGTACTCCGTCTGGTCGGCGGCGACCTGGCCGCCGCCGCTGAAGCAGCCGCAGTCGATGGTCAGCCCTCGGGCCCACGCCTGCGCGATGGCGCCGATGAACGCCAGCAGCATGAGCCCCGACACGATCGCCGCCCACCGGGTGAAGATCCCGAAGAGCAGCGCGAGGCCGACGACGATTTCGAGCAGCGGCATCGCAGTGGCGACCAGGCCGACGAGCCCGCCGGGCAGGATGTCATAGGCCTGGACGGCGACATGCGTCTGCCCCGGGTCGAGGAACTTGGCCGTGCCGTAGGCGAGCCAGACCGCGGCCAGGCCGAGCCTGACCACCGTCCCGACGACGTCCAGCACGGTTGGGGACGGTCGTAGCACGCACCTAGGCTAACGAGTGACCCTGAGAAAAGCGTGAATGCGTGACCTGGGCGGATGAGGGAGGCGGAGTGCGCGGCGCACGGCTGTTCCTCGCGCTGGTGCTGGTCGCGGTCCTCACCGCGTGTTCCGGGGCGGGCGGCTCCCCGTCCGACCCGCTGGTGGACAGGGCGGCGAAGACCGGGAAGCTCACCGTCGGAATCCGCTTCGACCAGCCGGGCCTTTCCGAGCGGACGGTCGACGGCCGCTACGTCGGGTTCGACGTGGACGTGGCGAAGTACGTGGCGAACGCGCTCGGGGTCGCCCCGGACGGCATCACCTGGCGCGAGACGACCTCGGCGACGCGGGAGACCGACCTCACCTCCGGCAAGGTCGACATGGTGGTGGCGGCCTACTCGATCACGCCGAAGCGCGAGCAGCAGGTGGCGTTCGCCGGGCCGTACTTCACGACCGGGCAGGACCTGCTGGTGCGGCGCTCGTCGGCGGATATCACCGGCCCGGATTCGCTCAACGACAAGCGGCTGTGCTCGGTGGCGGGGTCGACCCCGGCGCAGCAGGTGCGGGACCGGTTCGCGCAGGCCGTGCGGCTCGTCGAGTACCCGAGGTACCCCGACTGCGTGACCGCGCTGCTGGCGGGCCAGATCGACGCGGTGACCACGGACGCGGTGATCCTCGCCGGGTACGTGGCGCAGAACCCGGAGCTGCTGCGGGTGGTCGGCAAGCCGTTCTCCACCGAACGGTACGGCGTCGGGCTGCGCAAGGGCGACGCGAAGACGGTGACCGCGGTCGGCGACGCGATCCGCGCGATGATCGGCGACGGCGAATGGCGGAAGTCCTTGCAGCGCACCATCGGCGCGTCCGGCTACCCGCTGCCACCGGCACCGGAGGTCGCCAGGAAATGAGCCTTCTCACCCTCCCCGACCTGCCGGTGCGGGCGGTGCTGCCGGAACTGGCCGAAGCCATGGCGCGCCACGGCACCGCGGTGCTCGTGGCGCCACCCGGCACCGGGAAGACGACCGTGGTGCCGCTCGCGCTCGCCGAGGGGACCGAGGGCCGGATCGTGGTGGCCGAACCGCGCAGGCTCGCGGCGCGGGCGGCGGCGGCGCGGATGGCCGCGCTGCTCGGCGAACCGGTCGGGGAAACCGTCGGCTATGCGGTGCGCGGCGACCGGAAGGTGTCGAAGCGGACGCGGATCGAGGTGGTGACCTCGGGCCTGCTGGTGCGCCGCGTGCAGGGCGATCCCGAGCTGCCCGGCGTGTCGACGGTGCTGCTCGACGAATGCCACGAACGGCACCTCGACGCCGATCTTCTGTTGGCACTGCTGCTCGACGTGCGCGCCGGGCTGCGGGACGACCTGCGGTTGCTGGCCACCTCGGCGACCGTCGCGTCCGGGAAGCTGGCGGCGCTGCTCGGTTCGGCACCCGTGCTCACCGCCACCGCGAAGACCTACGACGTCGACGTCGGCTACCACGCGCCGCTGCGGGACGAACGCCTGGAAGCGACCGTGGCGAGGATCGTCCACATCGCACTGTCCGAAGTAGAGGGTGATGTGCTGGCTTTTCTTCCCGGTGTCGGCGAAATCGCGCGAACGTCAGCCCTACTCGCCGATCTGTCCGATGTGGACGTGCTGCCGCTGCACGGAAGGCTCACCGCCGCTCGCCAGGACGCCGCGCTGAAACCGGGCGCGCGGCGGCGAGTGGTCCTCGCCACCGCGGTCGCGGAATCGAGCCTCACCGTGCCGGGCGTGCGTGCGGTGGTCGACTCCGGCCGGTCGCGCGTGCCGCGCGTGGACCATCGGCGCGGCCTGCCCGGCCTGGCCACCGTGCGCGTGTCCGCCGCGGTCGCCGATCAGCGGGCGGGCCGCGCGGGCAGGGAGGCGCCAGGGCGCGCGTACCGGTGCTGGCCGAGCCACGAACAGGCCGGGCTGCCCGCCTACCCCGAGCCTGAGATCAAGGTAGCCGAGCTGTCCAGGCTGGCGCTCGAACTCGCGTGCTGGTCCACTCCGGAGGGTGCGGGACTGTCCTGGTGGGACGAGCCGCCGGAGGGGCCGTTCGCCGCGGGCCGCGAACTGCTGAGGACGCTCGGCGCCACCACGGCCGAGGGCTCCGCGACCGCGCGCGGCACGGCGATGGCCGCGCTGGGCCTGCACCCGCGACTGGCCAGGGCGCTGCTGGACGGCGCGGCGGAGGTCGGCCCCCGCTGCGCGGCCGAGGTGGTCGCGCTGCTCGACGCGGGTGGCGGCGGCGCGGATGTCGATGCCGAACTGCGCAAGCTGCGGAACTCCGCTGACGACGGCGCGAAGCGCTGGCGCCGTGAAGCGGCACGGCTGGCGAAGCTCGTCGAAGGCGGGCCGGAACGCCAGGACGCGGCTCTCGTCGTGGCGCTGGCACATCCCGAACGTCTCGCGCGCAGGCGCGCCGCCGGATCGCGGGCGTACTTGATGGCGGGCGGCACCGCGGCGGAACTACCGCCGGGCAGCGGGCTCGGGGACACCGAGTGGCTGGCGGTCGCCGAGGCGACGCGCGATCCCGGCCGCAAGAACGGGATCATCCGGCTGGCCGCCCGCGCGGACGAGGAACTGGCGGTGCGCGCCGCGCCCGGTCTGCTGTCCACTGTGGACGAAGTCGGGTGGTCGGGTGACGTGGTGGCGAGATCCGTGCGCAGGCTCGGGGCGATCGTCCTTTCCGAACGGCCGATCGCCGACCCCGATCCCGCGCTGGTGCGCGAGGCGCTGCTGACCGGGCTCCGCGAAGCGGGCCCCGGCCTGCTGGACTGGTCCACCGGCGCACGGCGGCTGCGGGAACGGCTGGCGTTCCTGCACGACGCGATCGGCGCACCGTGGCCCGCGATGGACGACGCGGCGCTCGCCGAGCGCGCGGGCGACTGGCTCGAACCGGAACTCTCCCGCGCGCGGCGCAAGTCCGATCTGCGCCGGATCGACACGGCGTCCGCGCTGCGCAGGCTGCTGCCGTGGCCGGAAGCGGCCAAGGTGGACGATCTCGCACCGGAACGGCTCGAAGTGCCGTCCGGCTCGAAGATCGCGGTCGACTACACCGCGAACCCGCCCGTGCTGGCGGTGAAGCTGCAGGAGACGTTCGGCTGGCTGCGCACGCCCGAGGTGGCCGGGGTGCCGGTGGTGCTGCACCTGCTCTCCCCCGCCGGGCGGCCGACCGCGGTCACCTCGGACCTGGAATCCTTCTGGCGCACCGGTTATCCGGCCGTGCGGGCGGAGCTGCGTGGCCGCTACCCGAAGCACCGCTGGCCGGAGGACCCGTTCACCGCCGAACCCCGCCGCGGCCGCTGACCACGCCCCGAAAGTGACGTTCGGGGCGCGGGGCGCGGTGATTGCGTGGGATGGTCCCCGAAGGCCACCTTCGGGGACTGTAACGCCACTTTCTCGGCCCTCGCAGGCGGCAGGCCGGGGCTGCCCGGTGCCCCGAAGGTGGCCTTCGGGGCACTAGACGCCGCAATCGCACCCCTCGCGCACTCGACCACCACAGGCCTTCACGCCCCGAAAGTGACGTTCGGGGCATCTACGTCCCCGAAAGCCACTTTCGGGGAACGAACGTCAGGGCCGGTGCTGTGGGCGGGTGGGGAGTTGCGCCACGAGGTCTTCGTCGTCACGTTCGTTGAGGCCCAGTTCGACGGCCTGCCTGATCTGTTCACGGTTCTCCTTCACCACGTGCGCGAAGAAGTCGTCGATGCGCGGGTCGGCGAGCACCTCGAGGGTCACCCGCATCACGGTGTCCACAACGGACCGCACGATTTCGTCGTGGAACGGCAGTTTCGCCAGCCGCCCGGTTTGCGGGTCGTTCCTGAGCTTTTCGGTGACCACGGCGCGCAGCAGGTCGTGGTTGTCCGAAAGGGAGCGAGCCAGGTTCTGCGGGTAGTTCCCGGTTTCCACGACCTTCACCACCTCGTCCATGACCGCGATCGTGATCGGTTTCTTGATCGCCAGCACGATCGGCCGCGAAAGCCGTTCCACGAGGCGCTGGGTGAACCGCTCGCCGAACGCGCGGTCCGCGGTGCGCGCGAGCCGGACGAGCACCACGACGACCCGCAGCAGCCGGAACCCGCGCAGCGCGGGGTGTGCGATCGGGATCATCCCGAGCACCTCGTACCAGTTGCGGAGCGGGAACTTCTTCTCCCAGCCGTGCCGCCGCCACCGGTACAGGAACTCCAGCAGGAACACTCCGCAGATCGCGGTGTCGACGATGAACACCACGCGCGCGGTTTCGGCGGGGTGGGGGAAGAACGTCACGAACACGAGCAGGCCGACGGAAAAGAGCGCGAGCGCGAGCATCGCCACGTCGAGCGCGCTGACCCGGCGCCGGGTGCCTGCGGTGGTCATGCGCGGCATTGTGCCCGCCGACGATCATCGGCGCTGGGTCGGCTCAGCCCAGCATGCCCCGCAGCAGCTCACGGGTGTCCGCGTGCAGTTCGTCGAACGACGGCGGCTCGTTCGATCCTCCACCGGCCACGGTGTCGAAGATCAGGCCCTCGCACCACGCGATGACCATGCGCGCGTGCCTGCCGGGGTCGGGCGAGCCCACCGTGGCCAGCACTTCGGCGCAGCGTCGGCGGAATTCCAGCGCGGCGCGCTGGTAAATCTCCCGCACCTCCGGCCGCCGGGTCGCTTCGAGCGCGAACTCGTAGCGGGCGATCATCCGGGGCCCGCTCTCCAGCAACGCGTGCACGAACCTGGCGACGTACGCGGCGGCCTCCTCGGGGCCGTGCGGGGCCGCGGGCAGCGCGGCCGTCACGTCGAGCTCGACCATCCTGGTGACCGCGAGCTCCAGCAGCGCCGCGCGCGTCCGCGCGTAGTACGAAGTGGACCCCGGCGGCAGCTTCGCGGCCCTGTCCACGGCGCGGTGGGTGAGTCCGCGCATGCCCTCGCCCGCGATGACCGCGATCGCGGCATCACCGATCCGCGCCACCCGCTCCCCCGTGCCCACCTGATCAGCCTAACGCATCCTCTACAGAAGTAGAGTAGCCTCTACTTCTGTAGAGAAGGGGGACTTCATGGGTGGGACGGCGATCGTGATCGGGGCCGGTATCGGCGGCCTGTGCGCGGCGATCGGGCTGCGCGAAGCGGGCTGGGAGGTCCGCGTGCTGGAGCGGGCCGAGCGGATGGGCAGCGTCGGCGCGGGCATCGGGCTCTGGCCCAACGCGCTGCACGCGCTCGACGAACTGGGCGTCGGCGAACGGATCCGCCCGCTCGTACCGCCACCGGGCACCGGCACCATGCGCGACCGGCGCGGCCGCGTCCTCGTGCACTGGGACAACCGCGAACTGCACACCGCGCTGGGCAAGCCACTGGCCGGTGTGCACCGCGCCGATCTGCTCGAAGCGCTGCTCGGCGCGCTGCCCGAAGGCACCGTCCACACTGGAATCGAGGTCACCGGGGTCACCGCGAACGGCACGGTCCGCTCGGCTGGCGGCGAAGCCGAAGCCGATCTCGTGATCGGCGCGGACGGAGTGCGCAGCGTCGTGCGGAACGCGCTGTGGCCCGCGCACCCCGGCCCCGTCCACGGTGGCAGCACGGCGTTTCGCGCGGTGCTCGACGATGTGCCCGACGGCGTCGTGTCGACGGTCGTCGGGGCGGGCACCGAGTTCGGCACGCTGCCGCTGGCAGGCGACCGGCTCTACTGGTACGCGTCCATGCGCGCGGCTCCCGGCGTCACCCGCGAAGACCCGAAAGCGTTCCTGCTCAAGCATTTCGACGGCTGGCCGCCCGGTACCCGCGACCTGATCGACCGGACGCCATCGGACCGCGTCCTGCACAACGACCTGGCACACCTGCGCACCCCGCTGGCGAGCTACGCGACGGGGAAGGTCGTTCTGCTCGGCGACGCGGCGCACGCCATGCTCCCGTTCCTCGGCCAGGGCGGCTGCCTGGCCATCGAGGACGCGACCGTGCTCGCGTCGCTGCTTTCCCGGCATCCGGTGCCCGAGGCGCTCGCGCGCTACGACGCGGAACGCAGGCCGCGCACGCAGAAGCTCGTCCGCCTCGCGAGGCGAGCGGGGCAGGCCTCGCTCGTGGCCAACCCGGTCGCGGTCGCCGCGCGGAACCAGCTCGTCCGGCTGCTGCCGTCGCGCGGGCACGTCCGCAGGCTGTCCGTGCCGGCGCGCTGGCGGCCGCCGGCGATCGTCAGCCCGTCACCAGACCGGCCTCGTAGGCGATGATGGCGGCCTGCACCCGGTTCTTCGCGTCCAATCTGGACAGTATCGAACTGACGTAGGCCTTCACCGTTCCTTCGACCACGAACAGCTTGCCCGCGATGTCCGCATTGGACAGTCCGGAACCGACAAGTGCGAGCACTTCGCGTTCCCGGTCGGTCAGCGCGGTGATCCGCTCGCGCGCGGCCGCGGCGCGCGAGAGCCGGTCGCTCGGCAGCTGGGCGATGACGCGCTGCGCGATCTTGGGCGAGAGGAACGCCGCGCCCTCGGCCACCGCTCGCACCGCCGCCATCAGCTCGCGCGGATCACCCGACTTCAGCAGGAACCCGCTCGCGCCGTCGCCGAGCGCCCGCGCGATGTAGGCGTCCTCGCCGAACGTGGTCAGGATGATCACCGCGGTCTCCGGCACCAGCCTGCGGATCTCCGCGCTCGCTTCGAGACCGTCGAGATGCGGCATCCTGATGTCCAGCAGCGCGACGTCGGGCCTGGTCCGGCGCACCTGTTCGACGGCGTCCCTGCCGTCCTCGGCCTGCGCGACCACCTCGATCCCGGGATCGGCGGACAGGATCGCGGCGACCCCGGCCCTGATCATCGCCTCGTCGTCGGCCAGCAGCACGCGAATCACGTCAGTCCTTCCGCACGATCTTGACCACGTCCTTGGCCACCAGCCTGCCATCGGCGAAGCACAGCCGGTGCACCTCCCGCTGCAGATCGAACACGCTCCCGCCGACGCCGTAGTACTCGCAGTCCGAGCCGGGCGGCGGCGGGTGCAGCGGGTCGGCAGGATGAAAGTCGGTCTGACGGCGTGGCAGCACCGGAGACATCTCCTGCCGCGTCTCGCCGATCCTGAGCCCGGCGAAATCGTCCCTGCCCAGCTGCGACTTGTTGTAGTTGACCAGGAACACCAGTCCGACGATGCCGAGCAGGCAGCACATGATCGCGGGCGGGACCACGATCGCGGCGATCAGGCTGCGCCGCACCTGCCGCCGCGCCGCCTGGTGGGCGCGCGCGGACTCGGACCGCGTCACGCTGCTCGCGGAGTCCGATTCGGACGGTGAGCCGTCGAGCGGCAGCGTGGCGAGCACCTCGAACCCGTCGCTCTCACACGGCTCCGCCCGCAGCGTGCCGCCGACCAGCCGCACCCGCTCCGCCAGGCCGAGCAGGCCCTGCTTTCCCGACACCACACCGGGCATCGGGCCGGTCGGGGGTTTCGCGTTGCGGACGAGCACCGTGGTCTCGTCCTCGGATCGCCGCACCCGCACCGTCACGGCCGCACCCGGCGCGTGCTTCGCGGCGTTCGTCAGTCCTTCTTGGACGACCCGGTGCACCGCGCGCCCGACCATGTCCGGATCGGACCGCGATTCGTCCACTTCGGAGTCGATCAGCATGCCGGACCGCCTCGCCCGCTCGACCACCTCGAGCACGCTGTCGTCGACGGGCTCGGTCGGCGCCTGCTCCTCCCGCAGCACCCCGATGATCTGGCGCAGCCGGTCGGTGGCCACCGCGGCACTCTTGCGGAGTTCGGCCGCCTCCCGCTGCTGGCTCTCCCCCAGCCCGCCCGCGACTTCGAGCGCGGCCGCGCGCACGGCGATGAGCGCCAGCTCGTGGCCGAGCGAATCGTGCATGTCGCTGGCGATCCGCGCGCGCTCGCGCAGCCGCGCCTGGTCCGCCACGATGCGCTGCTGGTTCTCCAGGTCCTCCGCGCGCTGCCAGCCCGTGCGCACCAGGTCCTCGCGCAGCCGGAGGTACCGGCCGACCTGCCACGGCAGCAGCCCGGCGAAGAGCAGGACCGCGGCCATCGCGCCCCAGTCGGCCATCTCGGTGTCGTTGACCGCGAACGACACCGGCACCCCGGCCAGCCCGATCGCGGCGAACGCGATGAGCGCTTCGCGGGCCCGCGGCATCCGCCTGCCCGCGAAACAGCACATCACCACCATCAGGCCGATGGGCCACGCGGGCACGCGGTCGGCGAAGTTGAACAGCGTGTCGACGCTGGTGACCGCGGCGGCGACCAGCGAAACCAGCGGCGACCACCGCGCGGTGGCCACCGACACGGTGACCGAGAGCAGCCCCAGCACCAGCGTGAGCACGCCGGGGTGCTCTTCGAACACCATCCCGCACAGGAACAACCAGATGGCGACCTCGAGCACCACCACCCGTCTTCGCCACAGCGCTTTCCACACGCCGTCAGACGCTACAAGCCCGCATCCGGGCGCCACCATCGACGAAAGTCAAGTGTTCAGCTCGTGGTGGCGGTGGCGAACGCGAGCGCCTGCGGCCACGAGATCGCGAACGCGTCCTTGTTGACCTGCGCCTCCTGGTGCGCGCGATCGCTGAAACCGTGCTCGGCTTGCGGGTAGAGGTGGATCAGGCTCGGCCCGGACTCGCGGTCCTGCAACGCCTTCTGCAGCGCGTCGAAGCTCTCCTTCGGCACGATCGCGTCCTTCCCCGGGTAGAGCATGAGCACCGGTGCTTCGATCCGCGCGCTGTGCTCGACGGCGTCCACCACGTGGTTCGGCCGCGGTGGGATCGGCACGGTCGGGTGGTAGGCGATGACGTTGGCCAGCCGGGCGTCGCGGCCGCCGAGGATCAGGGCGAACCGCCCGCCGAGGCACCAGCCGATCACCCCGGCCTTCTCGCAGCCGAGGTCGCCGAGCAGGTGGTCGAGCAGCGCTTTCTGT is part of the Amycolatopsis sp. CA-230715 genome and encodes:
- a CDS encoding YbaB/EbfC family nucleoid-associated protein, which codes for MDQVPLRKTTTELAAEADAQQEAFAQVGAIMAKASGTAHDADGTVEVTVDAKGKLRKLWLAPSAVNWGPARLAELILEVTQVAMREATQDSYNKVALLLGEDLTYAIEQLSGLPAPARAENDDPGMTVEEFQRQRELRLRSTQRGTPSPSVAAAPEEDDWESFDPATLRSDR
- a CDS encoding YbaB/EbfC family DNA-binding protein — translated: MAEIDFDREVSRMSEQVERAEERTAAQLAKVGRVTGAAEAPDGVIRVEVNPGGLLTKLELSALALRGGSDALAAQIVQLADRATRRAGDRMFKTLAPVVGQGGERHLRSLGYEPLPDDEDDPSFRGYGGR
- a CDS encoding C40 family peptidase, which gives rise to MTAHATAMHALAGHAVQAQDKVRHNPAGLNDASHGLHQTNSAMDGAQQTAARQRQNLADNSGGKTTDRATGASSDLEKSLEQIKGEATEIQSAVEKATDALKVAENTNQQKLDEFVREATQIMRTAASLKASGNEAGAQQLLCTELPALGQRLNITVNQNMTEVNAALTGIARGLSGGGSTRPSSSGGGSAPPKSFNRGGGRGGGSGGGGGGGGSKPRLPVAIPPQPGTGVDVNLPNGHTVKAPNETAAKAVRAAMSQLGVPYVWGGTARGKGLDCSGLTMTSYGEAGLTLPRTARTQTVGAEVPSIDQLLPGDLVVWSGHVAMVVGDGQMIEAGDPVQISKIRTTNAGQQFIGFYRPTG
- a CDS encoding DsbA family protein, producing the protein MGGAERTARKQRQEKAAKRAVAQARGGDANKKMIVGVIAVVVLAAIVIGGVLWTNASKDKTAGQDVTPQVDRVVGGQVVEKREGVTVLVGKPGVKKVVDIYADFLCPVCGQFQEAYGKQLEDKMNNGELGVRYHMVPMLNNSSVPPGYSLQSANAALLAADVGKFTPFHDSLFKEQPEEGKRGYDKGQLIKLGQGLGITDPKFAAGVNGGVYEQQIIAAFAQTSKDPNFKGTPTVVYNGARVEFTDPGWLDKMLGGGKG
- a CDS encoding DoxX family protein, which encodes MLRPSPTVLDVVGTVVRLGLAAVWLAYGTAKFLDPGQTHVAVQAYDILPGGLVGLVATAMPLLEIVVGLALLFGIFTRWAAIVSGLMLLAFIGAIAQAWARGLTIDCGCFSGGGQVAADQTEYPWEILRDIGYLALAVWLTVRPSTRFSTDGWLGWGRGNSGLPVNDYSGEPEGT
- a CDS encoding glutamate ABC transporter substrate-binding protein, with protein sequence MRGARLFLALVLVAVLTACSGAGGSPSDPLVDRAAKTGKLTVGIRFDQPGLSERTVDGRYVGFDVDVAKYVANALGVAPDGITWRETTSATRETDLTSGKVDMVVAAYSITPKREQQVAFAGPYFTTGQDLLVRRSSADITGPDSLNDKRLCSVAGSTPAQQVRDRFAQAVRLVEYPRYPDCVTALLAGQIDAVTTDAVILAGYVAQNPELLRVVGKPFSTERYGVGLRKGDAKTVTAVGDAIRAMIGDGEWRKSLQRTIGASGYPLPPAPEVARK
- the hrpB gene encoding ATP-dependent helicase HrpB, encoding MSLLTLPDLPVRAVLPELAEAMARHGTAVLVAPPGTGKTTVVPLALAEGTEGRIVVAEPRRLAARAAAARMAALLGEPVGETVGYAVRGDRKVSKRTRIEVVTSGLLVRRVQGDPELPGVSTVLLDECHERHLDADLLLALLLDVRAGLRDDLRLLATSATVASGKLAALLGSAPVLTATAKTYDVDVGYHAPLRDERLEATVARIVHIALSEVEGDVLAFLPGVGEIARTSALLADLSDVDVLPLHGRLTAARQDAALKPGARRRVVLATAVAESSLTVPGVRAVVDSGRSRVPRVDHRRGLPGLATVRVSAAVADQRAGRAGREAPGRAYRCWPSHEQAGLPAYPEPEIKVAELSRLALELACWSTPEGAGLSWWDEPPEGPFAAGRELLRTLGATTAEGSATARGTAMAALGLHPRLARALLDGAAEVGPRCAAEVVALLDAGGGGADVDAELRKLRNSADDGAKRWRREAARLAKLVEGGPERQDAALVVALAHPERLARRRAAGSRAYLMAGGTAAELPPGSGLGDTEWLAVAEATRDPGRKNGIIRLAARADEELAVRAAPGLLSTVDEVGWSGDVVARSVRRLGAIVLSERPIADPDPALVREALLTGLREAGPGLLDWSTGARRLRERLAFLHDAIGAPWPAMDDAALAERAGDWLEPELSRARRKSDLRRIDTASALRRLLPWPEAAKVDDLAPERLEVPSGSKIAVDYTANPPVLAVKLQETFGWLRTPEVAGVPVVLHLLSPAGRPTAVTSDLESFWRTGYPAVRAELRGRYPKHRWPEDPFTAEPRRGR
- a CDS encoding ion transporter; its protein translation is MTTAGTRRRVSALDVAMLALALFSVGLLVFVTFFPHPAETARVVFIVDTAICGVFLLEFLYRWRRHGWEKKFPLRNWYEVLGMIPIAHPALRGFRLLRVVVVLVRLARTADRAFGERFTQRLVERLSRPIVLAIKKPITIAVMDEVVKVVETGNYPQNLARSLSDNHDLLRAVVTEKLRNDPQTGRLAKLPFHDEIVRSVVDTVMRVTLEVLADPRIDDFFAHVVKENREQIRQAVELGLNERDDEDLVAQLPTRPQHRP
- a CDS encoding TetR/AcrR family transcriptional regulator; protein product: MGTGERVARIGDAAIAVIAGEGMRGLTHRAVDRAAKLPPGSTSYYARTRAALLELAVTRMVELDVTAALPAAPHGPEEAAAYVARFVHALLESGPRMIARYEFALEATRRPEVREIYQRAALEFRRRCAEVLATVGSPDPGRHARMVIAWCEGLIFDTVAGGGSNEPPSFDELHADTRELLRGMLG